A window from Pseudomonas sp. MRSN 12121 encodes these proteins:
- the mgtA gene encoding magnesium-translocating P-type ATPase, translating into MNLTLLKEFFAGFLRTRHFARHFRRLALLESFSDASVSRDVPPSLAQTLVAAANSDTAGLLERLGSHSDGLSEAEAHVLRERHGLNEVEHEQPLPWWAHLWHCYRNPFNLLLSLLALISWLTEDLKAATVILSMVVLSTLLRFWQEAKSNKAADALKAMVSNTATVLRRDVAGSAPSMFARLHGETVASQGLPRVELPIRQLVPGDLIQLSAGDMIPADCRVLSAKDLFVSQAAMTGESMPVEKFPRQQDAATLNPLELDNILFMGTNVVSGAATALVLTTGNATYFGALAQRVGATDRAPTSFQNGVNKVSWLLIRFMFVMAPLVLFINGFTKGDWMEALLFALSIAVGLTPEMLPMIVTSTLAKGAVFLSRKKVIVKRLDAIQNFGAMDVLCTDKTGTLTQDKIFLARHVDVWGEESDDVLEMAYLNSYYQTGLKNLLDVAVLEHVEVHRELRVGTAFQKVDEIPFDFTRRRMSVVVAEQQRPHLLICKGAVEEVLAVCTRVRHGDAEEALSEALLARIREVTAAFNGEGLRVVAVAARAMAQGGDSYSLADERELTLIGYVAFLDPPKESTAPALKALAAHGVAVKVLTGDNELVTAKICREVGLDQQGLLLGNDIERMSDEQLAQAVESTNVFARLTPSHKERIVRLLKGNGHVVGFMGDGINDAPALRTADIGISVDSAVDIAKEAADIILLEKSLMVLEEGVLEGRRTFANMLKYIKMTASSNFGNVFSVLVASAFIPFLPMLPMHLLVQNLLYDISQIAIPFDNVDEEMLARPQRWQPADVGRFMLFFGPISSIFDIGTFALMWYVFDANTPDHQTLFQSGWFVVGLLTQTLIVHMIRTPKIPFLQSRAATPLLVMTGLIMAIGIFLPMGPLAHYFKLQALPSLYFVFLPAILLAYMALTQAVKGFYIRRFGWQ; encoded by the coding sequence ATGAACCTCACCCTGCTCAAAGAGTTTTTTGCCGGCTTCCTGCGGACCCGGCACTTCGCCCGGCACTTTCGTCGCCTGGCCCTGCTGGAAAGCTTCAGCGACGCCAGTGTCAGCCGCGATGTGCCGCCGAGCCTGGCGCAGACCCTGGTGGCCGCGGCCAACAGCGACACCGCGGGCCTGCTGGAACGCCTCGGCAGCCACAGCGACGGCCTGAGCGAGGCCGAGGCCCACGTGCTGCGCGAGCGGCACGGCCTCAACGAGGTCGAGCACGAGCAACCGCTGCCATGGTGGGCGCACCTGTGGCACTGCTACCGGAACCCCTTCAACCTGCTGCTGAGCCTGCTGGCGCTGATCTCCTGGCTGACCGAAGACCTGAAGGCGGCCACGGTGATCCTGTCCATGGTGGTGCTCTCGACCCTGCTGCGCTTCTGGCAGGAGGCCAAGTCGAACAAGGCCGCCGACGCCCTCAAGGCGATGGTCAGCAACACCGCCACCGTGCTGCGGCGCGACGTCGCCGGCAGCGCGCCGTCGATGTTTGCCCGGCTGCACGGCGAGACGGTGGCGAGCCAGGGCTTGCCCCGCGTGGAACTGCCGATCCGGCAACTGGTGCCGGGCGACCTGATCCAGCTCTCGGCCGGCGACATGATCCCCGCCGACTGCCGGGTGCTCAGCGCCAAGGACCTGTTCGTCAGCCAGGCGGCGATGACCGGCGAATCGATGCCGGTGGAGAAATTCCCGCGCCAACAGGACGCCGCGACCCTCAACCCGCTGGAGCTGGACAACATCCTGTTCATGGGCACCAACGTGGTGTCCGGCGCGGCCACGGCGCTGGTCCTGACCACCGGCAACGCCACCTATTTCGGCGCCCTGGCGCAGCGGGTCGGCGCCACCGACCGCGCGCCGACCTCGTTCCAGAACGGGGTGAACAAGGTCAGCTGGCTGCTGATCCGCTTCATGTTTGTGATGGCGCCGCTGGTGCTGTTCATCAACGGCTTCACCAAGGGCGACTGGATGGAGGCGCTGCTGTTCGCGTTGTCCATCGCTGTGGGCCTGACCCCGGAAATGCTGCCGATGATCGTCACCTCGACCCTGGCCAAGGGCGCGGTGTTCCTGTCGCGCAAGAAGGTCATCGTCAAGCGCCTGGACGCGATCCAGAACTTCGGCGCCATGGACGTGCTGTGCACCGACAAGACCGGCACCCTGACCCAGGACAAGATCTTCCTCGCCCGGCATGTGGATGTCTGGGGGGAGGAGTCCGACGACGTGCTGGAGATGGCCTACCTGAACAGCTACTACCAGACCGGGCTGAAAAACCTGCTCGACGTGGCGGTGCTCGAACACGTCGAAGTGCACCGCGAACTGCGGGTCGGCACCGCGTTCCAGAAGGTCGACGAGATCCCCTTCGACTTCACCCGGCGGCGCATGTCGGTGGTGGTGGCCGAACAACAGCGGCCGCATTTGCTGATCTGCAAGGGCGCGGTGGAGGAGGTGCTGGCGGTGTGCACCCGGGTGCGCCATGGCGACGCCGAGGAAGCGCTGAGCGAGGCGTTGCTGGCGCGCATCCGCGAGGTCACTGCGGCGTTCAACGGCGAAGGCCTGCGGGTGGTGGCCGTGGCCGCCCGGGCGATGGCGCAGGGCGGCGACAGCTACAGCCTGGCGGACGAGCGCGAGCTGACCCTGATCGGCTACGTGGCCTTCCTCGACCCGCCCAAGGAAAGCACCGCGCCGGCCCTCAAGGCCCTGGCCGCCCACGGCGTGGCGGTGAAGGTGCTGACCGGCGACAACGAGCTGGTGACCGCGAAGATCTGCCGCGAAGTCGGTCTCGACCAGCAGGGCCTGCTGCTGGGCAACGACATCGAGCGCATGAGCGACGAACAGCTGGCGCAGGCGGTGGAGAGCACCAACGTTTTCGCCCGGCTGACCCCCAGCCACAAGGAACGCATCGTCCGCTTGCTCAAGGGCAACGGCCATGTGGTGGGCTTCATGGGCGACGGCATCAACGACGCCCCGGCGTTGCGCACTGCGGATATCGGCATCTCGGTGGACAGCGCGGTGGACATCGCCAAGGAGGCGGCGGACATCATCCTCCTGGAAAAGAGCCTGATGGTGCTGGAGGAGGGCGTGCTGGAAGGGCGGCGGACCTTCGCCAACATGCTCAAGTACATCAAAATGACCGCCAGCTCCAACTTCGGCAACGTGTTCTCGGTGCTGGTGGCCAGCGCTTTCATTCCATTCCTGCCGATGCTGCCGATGCACCTGCTGGTGCAGAACCTGCTGTACGACATTTCGCAGATCGCCATCCCGTTCGACAACGTCGACGAAGAAATGCTGGCCCGGCCGCAGCGCTGGCAGCCGGCGGACGTCGGGCGCTTCATGCTGTTCTTCGGGCCGATCAGCTCGATCTTCGACATCGGCACCTTCGCCCTGATGTGGTACGTGTTCGACGCCAATACCCCGGACCACCAGACCCTGTTCCAGTCCGGCTGGTTCGTGGTCGGGCTGCTGACCCAGACCCTGATCGTGCACATGATCCGCACGCCGAAGATCCCGTTCCTGCAAAGCCGCGCGGCCACGCCGCTGCTGGTGATGACCGGGCTGATCATGGCCATCGGCATCTTCCTGCCCATGGGCCCGCTGGCGCACTACTTCAAGCTGCAGGCGTTGCCGTCGCTGTACTTCGTGTTCCTGCCGGCGATCCTGCTGGCCTACATGGCGCTGACCCAGGCGGTGAAGGGCTTCTATATCCGGCGGTTCGGCTGGCAATGA
- a CDS encoding lysine N(6)-hydroxylase/L-ornithine N(5)-oxygenase family protein translates to MTQAIASTLVHDLIGIGFGPSNLALAIALEERGQTHGPLDALFLDKQADYRWHGNTLVAQSDLQISFLKDLVTLRNPTSPYSFVNYLKAHGRLVDFINLGTFYPCRMEFNDYLRWVAGHFQEQSRYGEEVLGIEPVLHNQQVEALRVISRDSQGQEFVRTSRSVVVSAGGTPLIPDTFKALKDDGRVFHHAHYLERMASQPCISGQPMKVAIIGGGQSAAEAFIDLNDSFPSVQVDMLVRGSALKPADDSPFVNEVFSPAFTDLVFQQPHGERERLVHEYQNTNYSVVDVELIERIYGILYRQKVSGVARHAFRTLTTVEKASATAQGIELVLRNTSTGEPSTRHYDAVILATGYERQTHRALLAPLEAYLGDFEVDRNYRVITDERCKAGIYTQGFSQASHGLSDTLLSVLPIRAEEIAASLYEHDKGRHSRSVRDLLLATAS, encoded by the coding sequence ATGACACAGGCAATTGCATCGACCCTCGTTCACGACCTGATCGGTATCGGTTTCGGCCCCTCGAACCTGGCGCTGGCTATCGCGCTGGAAGAGCGCGGGCAGACCCACGGGCCGCTGGACGCGCTGTTTCTCGACAAGCAGGCCGACTACCGCTGGCACGGCAACACGCTGGTGGCCCAGAGCGATCTGCAGATTTCCTTCCTCAAGGACCTGGTGACCCTGCGCAACCCGACCAGCCCGTACTCCTTCGTCAACTACCTCAAGGCACACGGGCGCCTGGTGGACTTCATCAACCTGGGCACCTTCTATCCGTGCCGCATGGAGTTCAACGACTACCTGCGCTGGGTCGCCGGGCACTTCCAGGAGCAGAGCCGCTACGGCGAAGAAGTGCTGGGCATCGAGCCGGTGCTGCACAACCAGCAGGTCGAGGCGCTGCGGGTGATTTCCCGTGACAGCCAGGGCCAGGAGTTCGTGCGCACCAGCCGTTCGGTGGTGGTCAGTGCCGGCGGCACGCCGCTGATCCCGGACACCTTCAAGGCGCTCAAGGACGATGGCCGGGTATTCCACCACGCCCATTACCTGGAGCGCATGGCCAGCCAGCCATGCATCAGTGGCCAGCCGATGAAGGTGGCGATCATCGGCGGCGGGCAGAGCGCGGCCGAGGCGTTCATCGACCTCAACGACAGCTTCCCGTCGGTGCAGGTGGACATGCTGGTCCGCGGGTCGGCGCTGAAGCCGGCGGACGACAGCCCGTTCGTCAACGAAGTGTTCTCGCCGGCCTTCACCGACCTGGTGTTCCAGCAGCCGCACGGCGAGCGCGAGCGCCTGGTCCACGAATACCAGAACACCAATTATTCGGTGGTGGACGTCGAGCTGATCGAACGCATCTACGGCATTCTCTACCGGCAGAAAGTCTCGGGCGTCGCGCGCCATGCCTTCCGTACCCTGACCACCGTGGAAAAGGCCAGCGCCACCGCGCAGGGCATCGAGCTGGTGCTGCGCAATACCTCCACCGGCGAACCGAGCACCCGCCACTACGATGCGGTGATCCTCGCCACCGGCTACGAGCGCCAGACCCACCGCGCGCTGCTGGCGCCGCTGGAGGCCTACCTGGGCGACTTCGAAGTGGACCGCAACTACCGGGTCATCACCGACGAGCGCTGCAAGGCCGGCATCTACACCCAGGGCTTCAGCCAGGCCAGCCACGGCCTGAGCGACACGCTGCTGTCGGTGCTGCCGATCCGCGCCGAGGAAATCGCCGCCTCGCTGTACGAGCATGACAAGGGCCGCCACAGCCGGTCGGTGCGCGACCTGTTGCTGGCCACCGCCAGCTGA
- a CDS encoding sigma-70 family RNA polymerase sigma factor, giving the protein MLENYYRELVCFLNAKLGNLQVAEDVVHDAYVRVLERSSDTPIEQPRAFLYRTALNLVIDGHRRNALRQVEPLDVLDNEERFFSPSPQTSIDHGQRLDMLQRALAELPALCRESFLLRKLEGLSHPEIAERLGISRSLVEKHIVNAMKHCRVRVRQWDAH; this is encoded by the coding sequence ATGTTGGAAAACTACTATCGCGAGCTGGTGTGTTTCCTCAACGCCAAGCTGGGCAACCTGCAGGTGGCCGAAGATGTGGTGCATGACGCTTACGTGCGGGTGCTGGAGCGTTCCAGCGACACGCCGATCGAGCAGCCGCGGGCCTTCCTCTATCGCACCGCGCTGAACCTGGTGATCGACGGCCACCGGCGCAACGCCCTGCGCCAGGTAGAGCCCCTGGACGTGCTGGACAACGAAGAGCGCTTTTTCAGCCCGTCGCCGCAAACCAGCATCGACCACGGCCAGCGCCTGGACATGTTGCAGCGCGCCCTGGCCGAACTGCCCGCGCTGTGCCGCGAAAGCTTCCTGCTGCGCAAGCTCGAGGGCCTGTCCCACCCGGAGATCGCCGAGCGCCTGGGGATCTCCCGCAGCCTGGTGGAAAAGCACATCGTCAACGCGATGAAGCACTGCCGGGTGCGGGTCCGGCAGTGGGACGCCCATTGA
- a CDS encoding efflux RND transporter periplasmic adaptor subunit, protein MKRPRHSRRALLVTLCLIPIAALAAWQLLPPGRDQFATVQVSRGTIESSVTALGTLQPRRYVDVGAQASGQIRKIHVEAGDQVKEGQLLVEIDPATQQAKLDASRFSIENLQAQLQEQRAQNELARQKYQRQQNLAAGGATRDEDVQTARAELKATQARIDMFQAQIRQAQASLRSDQAELGYTRIYAPMSGTVVAVDAREGQTLNAQQQTPLILRIARLSPMTVWAEVSEADIGHVKPGMTAYFTTLSGGARRWTSTVRQILPIPPKPLNETSQGSGSPNSSSKSGSGRVVLYTVLLDVDNADNALMAEMTTQVFFVADRAQDVLTAPIAALEGSTESGVQLARVVAKNGAIEERKVQVGISDRLHIQILDGLAEGEHLLIGPTPGSGG, encoded by the coding sequence ATGAAACGTCCTCGTCATTCCCGACGCGCCCTGCTTGTCACCCTGTGTCTGATTCCCATCGCCGCCCTCGCCGCCTGGCAGTTGCTGCCACCCGGGCGCGACCAGTTCGCCACGGTGCAAGTCAGCCGCGGCACCATCGAAAGCAGCGTCACCGCCCTGGGCACCCTGCAACCGCGACGTTATGTCGATGTGGGCGCCCAGGCCTCCGGGCAGATCCGCAAGATCCACGTCGAAGCCGGCGATCAGGTCAAGGAAGGCCAGTTGCTGGTAGAGATCGACCCCGCGACCCAGCAGGCCAAGCTCGACGCCAGCCGCTTCTCCATCGAGAACCTGCAGGCCCAGTTGCAGGAGCAGCGGGCGCAGAACGAGCTGGCGCGGCAGAAGTACCAGCGCCAGCAGAACCTCGCCGCCGGCGGTGCGACCCGCGACGAAGACGTGCAGACCGCCCGCGCCGAACTCAAGGCCACCCAGGCGCGGATCGACATGTTCCAGGCGCAGATCCGCCAGGCCCAGGCCAGCCTGCGCAGCGACCAGGCCGAGCTGGGCTACACCCGCATCTATGCGCCGATGTCCGGCACCGTGGTCGCGGTGGACGCCCGCGAAGGCCAGACCCTCAACGCCCAGCAGCAGACCCCGCTGATCCTGCGCATCGCCCGGCTGTCGCCGATGACCGTCTGGGCCGAAGTCTCCGAAGCCGATATCGGCCACGTCAAACCGGGCATGACCGCCTACTTCACTACCCTGAGCGGTGGCGCCCGGCGCTGGACCAGCACCGTGCGGCAGATCCTGCCGATCCCGCCCAAGCCGCTCAACGAAACCAGCCAGGGCAGCGGCAGCCCCAACAGTTCGAGCAAGAGCGGCAGCGGCCGGGTGGTGCTCTATACCGTGCTGCTGGATGTGGACAACGCCGACAACGCGCTGATGGCCGAGATGACCACCCAGGTGTTCTTCGTCGCCGACCGCGCGCAGGACGTGCTGACCGCGCCGATCGCCGCCCTGGAGGGCAGCACCGAGAGCGGCGTGCAACTGGCCCGGGTGGTGGCGAAAAACGGCGCGATCGAGGAACGCAAGGTCCAGGTCGGCATCAGCGACCGCTTGCACATCCAGATCCTCGATGGCCTCGCTGAAGGCGAGCATTTGCTGATCGGCCCCACACCCGGCAGCGGAGGCTGA
- a CDS encoding MacB family efflux pump subunit, which yields MQTPLIDLKDIRKSYGGGDTPQVDVLRGIDLAIHAGEFVAIVGASGSGKSTLMNILGCLDRPTSGEYRFAGENVARLGSDELAWLRREAFGFVFQGYHLIPSGSAQENVEMPAIYAGTPAAERHARAAALLERLGLGSRTGNRPHQLSGGQQQRVSIARALMNGGHIILADEPTGALDSHSGAEVMSLLDELASQGHVVILITHDREVAARAKRIIEIRDGEIISDTAEQQPEVQASANSGALQAVDLRQRLAAGSEHNGAWKGELVDAVQAAWRVMWINRFRTALTLLGIVIGVASVVVMLAVGEGSKRQVMAQMGAFGSNIIYLSGHMPNPRTPPGRVTLDDVAALAALPQVKRIMPVNGAEAGVRFGNVDHMSYVGGNDTNFPAIFNWPVVEGSYFTEADERNAAAVAVIGKKVRDKLFKDMPTPLGHYILIENVPFQVVGVLAEKGASSGDKDSDDRIAIPYSAASIRLFGSHNPEYVAIATSDARNVKEAEQAIEQLMLRLHNGKRDFQLFNNAAMIQAEARTQNTLSLMLGAIAAISLLVGGIGVMNIMLMTVRERTREIGIRMATGARQRDILRQFLTEAVMLSVVGGLTGIALALLIGGVLLLSEVAVAFSLVAVLGAFACALVTGVIFGFMPARKAARLDPVTALTSE from the coding sequence ATGCAGACCCCGCTGATCGACCTCAAGGACATCCGCAAATCCTACGGCGGCGGCGACACGCCGCAGGTGGACGTGCTGCGTGGCATCGACCTGGCGATCCACGCCGGCGAATTCGTCGCCATCGTCGGCGCCTCTGGCTCCGGCAAATCGACGCTGATGAACATCCTCGGCTGCCTCGACCGCCCGACCTCGGGCGAGTACCGGTTCGCCGGGGAAAACGTCGCCCGACTGGGCAGCGACGAACTGGCCTGGCTGCGCCGCGAGGCCTTCGGCTTCGTGTTCCAGGGCTACCACCTGATCCCATCCGGCTCGGCCCAGGAAAACGTCGAGATGCCGGCAATCTACGCCGGCACCCCGGCGGCCGAGCGCCACGCCCGCGCCGCCGCGCTGCTGGAACGCCTGGGCCTGGGCAGCCGCACCGGCAACCGCCCGCACCAGTTGTCCGGCGGCCAGCAGCAGCGGGTGTCGATCGCCCGCGCGCTGATGAACGGCGGCCACATCATCCTCGCCGACGAACCCACCGGCGCCCTCGACAGCCACAGCGGCGCCGAGGTCATGAGCCTGCTCGACGAGCTGGCCAGCCAGGGCCATGTGGTGATCCTCATTACCCACGACCGCGAGGTCGCGGCGCGGGCCAAGCGCATCATCGAGATCCGCGACGGCGAGATCATCAGCGACACCGCCGAGCAGCAGCCCGAGGTCCAGGCCAGCGCCAACAGCGGCGCCCTGCAGGCCGTGGACCTGCGCCAGCGCCTGGCCGCCGGCAGCGAACACAACGGTGCCTGGAAAGGCGAACTGGTGGACGCCGTGCAAGCGGCCTGGCGGGTGATGTGGATCAACCGCTTCCGCACCGCCCTGACCCTGCTGGGCATCGTCATAGGCGTGGCCTCGGTGGTGGTGATGCTGGCGGTGGGCGAAGGCAGCAAGCGCCAGGTCATGGCGCAGATGGGTGCCTTCGGCTCGAACATCATTTACCTGAGCGGGCATATGCCCAACCCGCGCACCCCGCCCGGCCGGGTCACTCTGGACGACGTCGCGGCGCTGGCGGCGCTGCCCCAGGTCAAGCGCATCATGCCGGTCAACGGCGCCGAGGCCGGCGTGCGCTTCGGCAACGTCGACCATATGAGCTACGTCGGCGGCAACGACACCAACTTCCCGGCGATCTTCAACTGGCCGGTGGTCGAGGGCAGCTATTTCACCGAGGCCGACGAGCGCAACGCCGCCGCGGTGGCGGTGATCGGCAAGAAGGTCCGTGACAAGCTGTTCAAGGACATGCCCACGCCCCTGGGCCACTACATCCTGATCGAGAACGTGCCGTTCCAGGTGGTCGGCGTATTGGCGGAAAAAGGCGCCAGCTCCGGCGACAAGGACAGCGACGACCGCATCGCCATCCCCTACTCCGCCGCGAGCATCCGCCTGTTCGGCAGCCACAACCCGGAATACGTGGCGATCGCCACCAGCGACGCGCGCAATGTAAAGGAGGCCGAACAGGCCATCGAGCAATTGATGCTGCGCCTGCACAACGGCAAGCGCGACTTCCAGCTGTTCAACAACGCGGCGATGATCCAGGCCGAGGCCCGCACCCAGAACACCCTGTCGCTGATGCTCGGCGCCATCGCCGCGATCTCGCTGCTGGTGGGCGGCATCGGGGTGATGAACATCATGCTCATGACCGTGCGCGAGCGGACCCGCGAGATCGGTATCCGCATGGCCACCGGCGCCCGCCAGCGCGACATCCTGCGCCAGTTCCTCACCGAGGCAGTGATGCTCTCGGTGGTCGGCGGCCTGACCGGCATCGCCCTGGCGCTGCTGATCGGCGGCGTGCTGCTGCTCAGCGAGGTGGCGGTGGCCTTCTCCCTGGTGGCGGTGCTCGGCGCCTTCGCCTGCGCCCTGGTCACCGGCGTCATTTTCGGCTTCATGCCGGCCCGCAAGGCAGCCCGGCTCGACCCGGTCACGGCCCTTACCAGTGAATGA
- a CDS encoding efflux transporter outer membrane subunit — protein sequence MKASLSLIAASLLLAACSGPAPRPDSGLQAPPAWHSPHTAAATQDNRQWWTRFGSPQLERLIEQARLGSHDLAAAMARVRQAQATAVVAGAPLLPELKGALNANRQKLLRGNGYSQLDADSSNDAVDYFDASLSASYEIDFWGGRRAARDSAVDSLRASEFDQATVELTLLSGVANSYAQALSLQEQERIAALNLANAQNVQRLVQTRYDSGSATALELAQQNSLVAAQQRQLPLVQQQAADARITLAALLGQPVQNLDLGQQPFAHLTWPSIDAGVPSDLLSRRPDIASAEARLAAAQADVTVARAAMLPTVTLSASLGSGANSASDILRSPFYNLTSALAAPIFNAGRLSAERDRARARQEELLESYRAAIVNGFADVEKALSSIRGLDRQRQWQSEELQQAQTAFDLAQRRYQAGAADLLTVLETQRTLYAAQDQNVQLRLSRLQASVALYKALGGGWKAP from the coding sequence ATGAAAGCGTCCCTCAGCCTCATCGCCGCCAGCCTGCTGCTGGCCGCCTGCAGCGGCCCCGCGCCGCGTCCGGACAGCGGCCTGCAGGCGCCGCCGGCCTGGCATTCGCCGCACACCGCGGCGGCGACGCAAGACAACCGCCAATGGTGGACCCGCTTCGGCAGCCCGCAGCTGGAGCGCCTGATCGAACAGGCGCGGCTGGGCAGCCACGACCTGGCCGCCGCCATGGCCCGGGTGCGCCAGGCACAGGCCACGGCGGTGGTCGCCGGCGCGCCGTTGCTGCCGGAACTCAAAGGCGCGCTCAACGCCAACCGGCAGAAACTGCTGCGCGGCAACGGCTACAGCCAACTGGACGCCGACAGCAGCAACGATGCCGTGGATTACTTCGACGCCAGCCTCAGCGCCAGCTATGAAATCGACTTCTGGGGCGGCCGCCGCGCGGCCCGCGACAGCGCCGTGGACAGCCTGCGCGCCAGCGAATTCGACCAGGCCACAGTCGAGCTGACCCTGCTCAGCGGCGTCGCCAACAGCTACGCCCAGGCGCTGTCGCTGCAGGAACAGGAGCGCATCGCCGCGCTCAACCTGGCCAACGCGCAAAACGTGCAGCGCCTGGTGCAGACCCGCTACGACTCGGGCTCGGCCACCGCCCTGGAGCTGGCCCAGCAGAACAGCCTGGTGGCTGCCCAGCAACGCCAGCTGCCCCTGGTGCAGCAGCAGGCCGCCGACGCGCGGATCACCCTCGCCGCCCTGCTCGGCCAGCCGGTGCAGAACCTCGACCTCGGCCAGCAGCCTTTCGCCCACCTGACCTGGCCGAGCATCGACGCCGGGGTGCCCAGCGACCTGCTGAGCCGGCGCCCGGACATCGCCAGCGCCGAAGCCCGGCTCGCCGCCGCCCAGGCCGACGTCACGGTGGCGCGGGCGGCGATGCTGCCCACCGTGACCCTCAGCGCCAGCCTCGGCTCGGGGGCCAACAGCGCCTCGGATATCCTGCGCAGCCCGTTCTACAACCTCACCAGTGCCCTGGCGGCACCGATCTTCAACGCCGGCCGCCTGAGCGCCGAACGCGACCGTGCCCGGGCGCGCCAGGAAGAGCTGCTGGAAAGCTATCGCGCGGCGATCGTCAACGGCTTCGCCGACGTGGAAAAGGCCCTGTCCAGCATCCGCGGCCTCGACCGCCAGCGGCAATGGCAAAGCGAAGAACTGCAACAGGCGCAGACCGCCTTCGACCTCGCCCAGCGCCGCTACCAGGCCGGCGCCGCGGACCTGCTGACCGTCCTCGAAACCCAGCGCACCCTGTACGCCGCGCAAGACCAGAACGTGCAACTGCGCCTGTCGCGGCTGCAAGCCAGCGTCGCCTTGTACAAAGCCTTGGGCGGTGGCTGGAAAGCGCCCTGA
- the pvdM gene encoding pyoverdine-tailoring dipeptidase-like protein PvdM, producing MTKPRSKKALYIGLPLALAVSAGAAFLAWDYGFRGNPGYPVKVIKQADELQERLLSFDSHISLPLDFGAAGNEFDKDGGGQFDLVKANRGRLSGAALTIFGWPEMWNGPNAPHRPTDGFVEEARNQQEVRYKIISGMVRDFPNQVGIAYTPDDFRRLHGEGKFAIFISMLNAYPLGNDLDLLDLWTARGMRMFGFSYIGNNAWADSSRPLPFFNDSPDALDGLSDIGKQAVHRLNDLGVIIDVSQMSTKALEQVAQLSRTPMVASHSAPRAAVDIPRNLSDKEMQLIKRSGGVIQVVGFSQYLRPLTQATQDKLNALRARFDLPPLPNLAMALMPGDPIISAWPEQKFGQYASELYAILEEEPKATLKDLGDAIDYTVRKVGIDHVGISSDFNEGGGVKGWENVGEIRNVTAELLSRGYSEADIAKLWGGNFLRVWDQVQKAANPAVQPVAQR from the coding sequence ATGACAAAACCACGTTCGAAAAAGGCTCTTTACATCGGTCTGCCGCTGGCGCTGGCGGTCAGCGCGGGGGCCGCTTTCCTGGCTTGGGACTATGGGTTCCGGGGCAACCCCGGTTACCCGGTCAAGGTCATCAAGCAGGCCGACGAGCTGCAGGAGCGCCTCTTGTCGTTCGACAGCCATATCAGCCTGCCACTGGATTTCGGCGCCGCCGGCAACGAATTCGATAAGGACGGCGGCGGCCAGTTCGACCTGGTCAAGGCCAATCGCGGACGGCTCTCCGGCGCGGCGCTGACCATCTTCGGCTGGCCGGAAATGTGGAACGGGCCGAATGCGCCGCATCGCCCCACCGACGGTTTCGTCGAGGAGGCGCGCAACCAGCAGGAGGTGCGCTACAAGATCATCTCCGGCATGGTCCGCGACTTCCCCAACCAGGTCGGCATCGCCTACACCCCGGACGATTTCCGCCGCCTGCACGGCGAAGGCAAGTTCGCGATTTTCATCAGCATGCTCAACGCCTACCCGCTGGGCAACGACCTGGACCTGCTGGACCTGTGGACCGCCCGCGGCATGCGCATGTTCGGCTTCAGCTACATCGGCAACAACGCCTGGGCCGATTCCTCGCGGCCGCTGCCGTTCTTCAACGACTCCCCGGACGCCCTCGACGGCCTGTCGGACATCGGCAAGCAGGCGGTGCACCGGCTCAACGACCTGGGGGTGATCATCGATGTCTCGCAGATGTCGACCAAGGCCCTGGAGCAGGTGGCGCAGCTGAGCCGCACGCCGATGGTGGCCTCGCACTCGGCGCCGCGAGCCGCGGTGGATATCCCGCGCAACCTCAGCGACAAGGAAATGCAACTGATCAAGCGCAGCGGCGGCGTGATCCAGGTGGTCGGTTTCTCGCAGTACCTGCGCCCGCTGACCCAGGCCACCCAGGACAAGCTCAACGCCCTGCGCGCGCGCTTCGACCTGCCGCCGCTGCCGAACCTGGCCATGGCCCTGATGCCGGGCGACCCGATCATCTCGGCCTGGCCGGAGCAGAAGTTCGGCCAGTACGCCAGCGAGCTCTACGCGATCCTCGAGGAAGAGCCCAAGGCGACCCTCAAGGACCTGGGCGACGCCATCGACTACACGGTGCGCAAGGTCGGTATCGACCATGTCGGCATCAGCTCGGACTTCAACGAAGGCGGCGGGGTCAAGGGCTGGGAGAACGTCGGCGAGATCCGCAACGTCACCGCCGAGTTGCTGTCGCGCGGTTATTCGGAGGCGGACATCGCCAAGCTCTGGGGCGGCAACTTCCTGCGGGTCTGGGACCAGGTGCAGAAGGCCGCGAACCCCGCCGTACAACCCGTAGCCCAGCGTTGA